One genomic window of Vibrio ziniensis includes the following:
- a CDS encoding DUF2498 family protein, whose translation MNDKKTVSEFELLLIANQLIQDHDQYFEGLRADSVEEKDDVLVFKGNYFLDEKGLPTEKTTVVFNMFKYLAHQLSKEFSVKK comes from the coding sequence ATGAATGACAAAAAAACCGTCAGTGAGTTTGAGCTTCTGCTTATTGCAAACCAGCTAATCCAGGACCACGATCAATATTTCGAAGGGTTGAGAGCAGACAGCGTTGAAGAAAAAGACGATGTACTGGTTTTCAAAGGGAACTACTTTCTAGACGAAAAAGGTCTACCAACGGAAAAGACGACCGTTGTGTTTAATATGTTCAAATACCTTGCTCATCAGCTTTCAAAAGAGTTCAGCGTCAAAAAATAA
- the purR gene encoding HTH-type transcriptional repressor PurR: protein MATIKDVARLAGVSTTTVSHVINKTRFVAEATQEKVLEAVKELNYAPSAVARSLKCNTTRTIGMLVTQSTNLFFSEVIDGVESYCYRQGYTLILCNTGGIYEKQRDYIRMLAEKRVDGILVMCSDLTQELSEMLESHSDIPKVIMDWGPEASTADKIIDNSELGGYLATKYLIDRGHKDIACLSGHLHKLACQERIAGFRRAMAEANLTVNDNWILEGNFECDTAVLAADKIIAMDKMPTAVFCFNDTMALGLMSRLQQKGVRVPDDISVIGYDNIELAEYFSPPLTTIHQPKRRVGKNAFEILLERIKDKEHERRIFEMHPEIVERDTVKDLTK from the coding sequence ATGGCTACGATTAAAGATGTTGCTCGCTTAGCTGGCGTATCAACCACAACCGTATCACACGTAATTAATAAAACTCGCTTTGTTGCTGAAGCAACTCAAGAAAAAGTTCTCGAAGCAGTAAAAGAGCTAAACTACGCACCAAGTGCCGTAGCACGTAGCTTGAAATGCAATACTACCCGCACCATTGGTATGTTAGTTACTCAATCAACCAATCTATTCTTTTCTGAAGTCATCGACGGTGTAGAAAGCTACTGTTACCGTCAGGGTTACACACTGATTCTGTGTAACACAGGTGGCATCTACGAGAAACAAAGAGATTACATCCGAATGCTGGCTGAGAAGCGAGTGGATGGCATTTTAGTCATGTGCTCCGACCTAACACAAGAACTGTCAGAGATGCTTGAAAGTCATTCGGACATTCCAAAAGTCATCATGGATTGGGGTCCAGAAGCTTCTACTGCTGACAAAATCATTGATAACTCTGAATTAGGGGGCTATTTAGCGACTAAATACCTTATCGACAGAGGTCATAAAGACATTGCTTGCTTAAGTGGACACTTACATAAACTCGCTTGTCAGGAACGAATTGCGGGGTTCCGTCGCGCTATGGCAGAGGCGAACTTGACAGTGAATGATAACTGGATTCTTGAAGGCAACTTCGAGTGTGATACAGCAGTACTAGCTGCAGATAAAATTATCGCAATGGATAAAATGCCGACCGCTGTGTTCTGTTTCAACGATACAATGGCACTAGGGTTAATGTCACGTTTACAACAAAAAGGTGTTCGTGTACCCGATGACATTTCGGTAATCGGATACGATAACATTGAACTTGCAGAGTACTTCTCTCCGCCCCTAACCACGATTCATCAACCAAAACGTCGTGTGGGCAAAAACGCATTTGAGATTTTGTTAGAACGAATCAAAGATAAAGAGCATGAACGTCGAATCTTCGAAATGCATCCAGAAATTGTAGAGCGTGATACAGTAAAAGACCTTACAAAATAA
- a CDS encoding IS4 family transposase translates to MHVSQALDIINSYKPNQVETLADLLPIELINSAYELTDTVTLRKRKLTLESMAWLLVGMAIYNDKSMADIVNMLDIVDRTGKPFVAPSALTQRRKNLGESAAKALFECTQSHWFKLANLPNWNGLTLLGVDGVLWRTEDSKENAEAFAKPTNRDGKETQYPQVRMVCQMELSSHLITGSAFDCYSVNEMKLAEQLIETTPDNSLTLFDKGFYSLGLLQAWSSQGINRHWLIPMKKGLTYDVIQSLGRQDKLIKLKSNPQARKKWPELEQEVVVRLITRVKEGKQYDVLTSMLDPMLYPKSDIVGLYGYRWEIELGYREQKQYMLGNRLTLRSRLPELVKQELWGILLTYNLVRYQMVQMCNTLNGDYLPYQLSFNGALAHIMRLIVGLPYSSPGAIPRQFQNFYSMSESLILEPRRERSFPRVVKKKPSRYPRKNNAAHLK, encoded by the coding sequence ATGCACGTTTCTCAAGCCCTCGACATCATCAACAGTTATAAACCCAATCAAGTTGAGACACTCGCTGACCTCCTGCCCATTGAACTCATCAATAGTGCTTACGAGCTTACCGATACTGTTACGCTAAGAAAACGAAAGCTAACTTTAGAGTCGATGGCATGGTTACTGGTTGGAATGGCAATCTATAACGATAAATCCATGGCAGACATTGTAAATATGCTCGATATTGTTGACCGCACAGGTAAACCATTTGTTGCTCCAAGTGCATTAACACAGCGAAGAAAAAACCTCGGTGAGTCAGCGGCTAAAGCTCTTTTTGAGTGTACGCAAAGTCATTGGTTTAAGCTGGCGAATTTACCAAACTGGAACGGACTCACTCTTCTTGGCGTTGATGGTGTTTTGTGGCGAACGGAGGACTCAAAAGAGAACGCTGAAGCGTTTGCAAAGCCTACCAATCGTGACGGTAAAGAAACACAGTACCCACAAGTGCGCATGGTATGTCAGATGGAATTGAGCAGCCATTTAATCACAGGCAGTGCCTTTGACTGTTATAGCGTCAATGAAATGAAGTTAGCAGAGCAACTGATAGAGACGACACCTGATAATAGCTTAACCCTTTTTGATAAAGGCTTTTACTCTCTTGGCCTACTTCAAGCATGGAGCTCGCAAGGCATAAATCGACATTGGCTTATCCCAATGAAAAAAGGACTCACTTATGATGTCATTCAGTCTCTCGGCCGCCAAGATAAACTGATAAAACTGAAGAGTAACCCGCAAGCACGTAAGAAGTGGCCAGAGCTGGAACAAGAAGTGGTTGTACGTTTAATCACGAGAGTCAAAGAGGGTAAGCAATACGATGTTCTCACCTCAATGCTTGACCCTATGCTTTACCCCAAATCGGACATAGTGGGTCTGTATGGATACCGTTGGGAGATTGAGCTTGGGTATCGAGAACAAAAACAATATATGCTTGGCAACCGACTCACACTTCGAAGTCGACTCCCTGAATTAGTGAAGCAAGAACTCTGGGGAATACTACTGACCTATAACTTAGTCAGGTATCAAATGGTGCAGATGTGTAATACGTTGAATGGAGATTACTTGCCATATCAACTTAGCTTCAATGGAGCATTAGCTCACATCATGCGCCTGATAGTGGGACTTCCATACTCGTCACCAGGAGCAATCCCGAGGCAATTCCAAAACTTCTACTCAATGAGTGAGAGCTTAATACTTGAACCTAGGCGAGAAAGATCCTTCCCTAGGGTCGTTAAGAAAAAGCCAAGCCGATACCCTAGAAAAAACAATGCCGCTCACCTTAAGTGA
- the topA gene encoding type I DNA topoisomerase, which translates to MGKSLVIVESPAKAKTINKYLGKDFIVKSSVGHVRDLPTAGQSTATTAAKKAAAVSKNISVEEKARLKKEKERGALIKKMGIDPYHDWEANYQILPGKEKVVAELQKLAKDADHVYLATDLDREGEAIAWHLREIIGGDEERYKRVVFNEITKNAIQQAFQKPGHLNMDGVNAQQARRFMDRVVGFMVSPLLWKKVARGLSAGRVQSVAVKLLVERERAIKAFVPEEFWDIHADTITPTKEEFRLEVAQKDGVAFRPTNEADAMASVAMLQKAVYEVCKREDRPTSSKASAPFITSTLQQAASTRLGYGVKKTMMLAQRLYEAGYITYMRTDSTNLSTEAVDAVRAYIDSEFGAQYLPAQAKVYGSKEGAQEAHEAIRPSSVDVKAEDLDGMEADAHKLYALIWNQFVACQMTDAQYDSTTVSVKAAEYTLKAKGRILKFDGWTRVQRPLGKNEDQILPAVKVGDKLAIEKLDPRQQFTKPPARYTEAALVKELEKRGIGRPSTYASIISTIQDRGYVKVDQRRFYAEKMGEIVTDRLDESFDDLMNYDFTARMEEKLDQIAVGETSWKEVLDSFFNDFSTDLEKAEQEEDHGGMKPNHIVETSILCPTCSRPMGIRTASTGVFLGCSGYALAPKERCKTTINLGSEEGIINVLEEDVETAALRAKKRCPICETAMDAYLIDDKRKLHVCGNNPNCDGYIVEEGEFKVKGYDGPVVECDKCGSDMVLKNGRFGKYMGCTNDECKNTRKILRNGEVAPPKEEPVHFPELPCENSDAYFVLRDGASGLFFAASNFPKSRETRAPLVEELAKYKERLPEKFHYLATAPAKDPDGRLAVVRFSRKGKEHYVRTENDGKPSGWTALYIDGKWDITDKRKNA; encoded by the coding sequence ATGGGTAAATCACTCGTTATAGTGGAATCACCAGCCAAGGCGAAAACAATTAATAAATACCTTGGAAAAGACTTCATTGTTAAGTCTAGTGTCGGTCATGTCCGCGATCTACCAACTGCAGGTCAAAGCACTGCAACAACTGCTGCCAAAAAAGCCGCTGCGGTATCAAAAAATATCAGCGTAGAAGAAAAAGCTCGTCTTAAAAAAGAGAAAGAGCGTGGCGCCCTAATCAAAAAAATGGGTATCGACCCATATCATGATTGGGAAGCGAATTACCAAATTCTGCCAGGTAAAGAAAAAGTTGTAGCAGAGCTACAAAAACTTGCGAAAGATGCTGACCACGTCTACCTCGCAACCGATTTGGACCGCGAAGGAGAGGCCATCGCTTGGCACCTTCGTGAGATCATCGGTGGCGATGAAGAGCGATACAAACGTGTAGTCTTTAACGAAATTACCAAAAACGCTATCCAACAAGCTTTCCAGAAACCAGGACACTTGAATATGGATGGCGTGAATGCGCAACAAGCACGCCGTTTTATGGACCGTGTTGTGGGCTTTATGGTTTCTCCACTACTGTGGAAAAAAGTGGCTCGTGGCCTATCTGCCGGTCGCGTACAGTCAGTGGCTGTAAAGCTGCTTGTTGAGCGTGAGCGTGCGATTAAAGCATTTGTTCCAGAAGAGTTTTGGGATATTCACGCTGACACAATTACGCCGACCAAAGAAGAGTTCCGCCTTGAAGTTGCGCAGAAAGACGGTGTAGCTTTCAGACCAACAAACGAAGCTGACGCAATGGCGTCTGTGGCGATGTTGCAAAAAGCGGTTTACGAAGTCTGTAAACGTGAAGACCGTCCTACAAGCAGTAAGGCAAGCGCACCATTCATTACGTCGACTCTGCAACAAGCGGCAAGTACTCGCTTAGGTTACGGTGTTAAAAAGACCATGATGTTGGCTCAGCGTCTCTATGAAGCGGGTTACATCACTTATATGCGTACTGACTCAACCAACTTGAGTACAGAAGCTGTGGATGCGGTTCGTGCCTATATTGATTCAGAATTTGGTGCACAATATCTTCCAGCTCAAGCAAAAGTATACGGTAGCAAAGAAGGTGCTCAAGAAGCGCACGAAGCCATTCGTCCTTCAAGCGTGGATGTGAAAGCTGAAGACCTAGATGGTATGGAAGCCGACGCGCACAAACTGTACGCACTGATTTGGAACCAGTTTGTTGCTTGTCAAATGACAGACGCTCAATACGATTCAACGACAGTGAGCGTAAAAGCAGCAGAGTACACGCTTAAAGCGAAGGGCCGTATTCTAAAGTTTGACGGTTGGACTCGTGTTCAACGTCCTCTTGGCAAAAACGAAGATCAGATTCTTCCTGCTGTGAAAGTAGGAGATAAACTTGCAATTGAGAAATTGGACCCAAGACAGCAATTTACTAAGCCGCCAGCTCGTTATACCGAAGCTGCACTGGTTAAAGAACTTGAGAAACGTGGCATTGGTCGTCCATCGACTTACGCTTCAATCATCTCAACCATTCAAGACCGTGGGTATGTGAAAGTTGACCAACGTCGTTTTTACGCAGAGAAGATGGGCGAGATCGTTACTGACCGTCTAGATGAAAGTTTTGACGACCTGATGAACTATGATTTCACCGCACGTATGGAAGAGAAACTCGACCAAATCGCGGTTGGTGAAACCAGCTGGAAAGAAGTGCTTGATAGCTTCTTTAACGATTTCAGCACTGATTTAGAAAAAGCAGAACAAGAAGAAGACCACGGTGGTATGAAACCAAATCATATCGTGGAAACCAGCATTCTTTGTCCGACCTGTTCACGCCCGATGGGTATTCGTACAGCGTCTACAGGTGTATTCCTTGGTTGTTCTGGTTATGCATTAGCACCAAAAGAACGTTGTAAGACAACGATTAACTTAGGCAGCGAAGAAGGCATAATCAATGTTCTTGAAGAAGACGTGGAAACTGCGGCGCTACGTGCCAAGAAACGTTGTCCAATTTGTGAAACAGCAATGGATGCTTACCTAATTGACGATAAGCGTAAACTTCATGTTTGTGGTAACAACCCGAACTGTGATGGTTATATTGTTGAAGAAGGCGAGTTCAAAGTTAAAGGCTATGATGGTCCTGTGGTTGAGTGTGATAAGTGTGGCTCAGACATGGTGCTTAAGAACGGTCGCTTTGGTAAGTACATGGGTTGTACAAACGACGAGTGTAAAAACACTCGTAAGATTCTTCGTAATGGTGAAGTTGCTCCACCAAAAGAAGAACCAGTACATTTCCCTGAATTGCCATGTGAAAACTCAGATGCTTACTTCGTTCTTCGAGACGGTGCTTCTGGTCTGTTCTTTGCGGCAAGTAACTTCCCTAAATCTCGCGAAACTCGTGCGCCTCTAGTTGAAGAACTGGCTAAGTATAAAGAACGTCTTCCAGAGAAGTTCCACTATTTAGCAACAGCGCCTGCGAAAGATCCTGATGGTCGTCTTGCGGTGGTTCGTTTTAGCCGTAAGGGCAAAGAACACTATGTTCGTACTGAAAATGATGGGAAGCCATCAGGTTGGACCGCTCTATACATCGATGGAAAATGGGACATCACAGATAAGCGTAAAAACGCTTAA
- a CDS encoding alpha/beta fold hydrolase: MPQSMLFHKIYHHPTSQEWVVFVHGAGGSSSIWFKQIKAYKQHFNLLFVDLRGHGKSPQLIKDLISNKYTFKSVTLDVLRVLDHLKIQSAHFVGMSLGTIIVRNLAELATERVSSMVLGGAVTRLNTRSQILVKLGHISKNFVPYMWLYRLFAYIVMPQRSQKQSRNLFVREAKKLCQKEFKRWFTLTAEINPMMRYFRDKELPIPTLYLMGERDYMFIQPVKDMVALHEKSELWEIPDCGHVCNIEQPEVFNRVSIDFIHKQLTINA, encoded by the coding sequence ATGCCCCAAAGCATGCTTTTTCATAAAATTTACCATCATCCAACCAGTCAGGAATGGGTGGTATTTGTACATGGTGCAGGAGGCAGTTCGTCCATTTGGTTTAAGCAAATTAAAGCGTATAAGCAGCATTTTAATTTGTTGTTTGTTGATCTGCGTGGTCACGGAAAATCCCCTCAGCTCATCAAAGATCTGATCAGTAACAAATATACGTTTAAGTCTGTTACGTTAGATGTATTACGAGTTCTCGATCACTTAAAGATTCAATCTGCGCATTTTGTCGGAATGTCTCTTGGGACGATCATCGTACGTAACCTTGCAGAGTTGGCAACAGAACGCGTGAGTTCTATGGTGTTGGGTGGTGCGGTCACCCGTTTAAATACCCGCTCGCAAATCTTGGTTAAATTGGGGCATATAAGTAAGAATTTTGTACCATATATGTGGCTCTACCGTTTATTTGCCTATATCGTTATGCCGCAAAGAAGTCAAAAGCAATCTCGAAACTTGTTTGTCCGAGAAGCGAAGAAGCTTTGCCAGAAAGAATTCAAACGTTGGTTTACTCTTACTGCAGAGATTAATCCAATGATGCGTTATTTTCGCGATAAAGAGTTACCGATACCCACCCTGTATTTGATGGGCGAGCGTGACTATATGTTTATCCAGCCTGTTAAAGATATGGTGGCATTGCACGAGAAAAGTGAACTATGGGAAATACCGGACTGTGGGCACGTGTGCAATATTGAACAGCCTGAAGTATTTAACCGAGTTTCCATCGATTTCATCCACAAGCAGTTAACCATTAACGCTTAA
- a CDS encoding TfoX/Sxy family DNA transformation protein, with amino-acid sequence MDKPVLKDSMRLFEQLGSVKSRSMFGGFGIFIDDTMFALVVNDRLHIRADDHSSKNFQQQGYEPYVYKKRGFPVVTKYFALPENVWDTPHLIIEKAKQALDVAKQERETQAKAKPDRLKDLPNMRLATERMLKKAGIDSVDMLQQKGAVAAFRAVQETHATTVGIELLWALEGAIEGKHWSVIPQSRRDELMQKL; translated from the coding sequence ATGGATAAACCAGTACTAAAAGACTCAATGCGACTTTTTGAGCAACTAGGAAGCGTAAAATCGCGTTCTATGTTCGGAGGGTTTGGCATTTTCATCGATGACACGATGTTTGCTCTGGTCGTTAATGACCGACTACACATTCGTGCGGATGATCACTCCTCAAAGAATTTCCAACAACAAGGCTATGAACCTTACGTTTATAAAAAACGTGGTTTTCCTGTTGTGACTAAATACTTTGCCTTACCTGAAAATGTGTGGGATACCCCGCATCTAATTATTGAAAAAGCAAAGCAAGCCTTAGATGTCGCGAAACAAGAACGCGAGACTCAAGCTAAAGCGAAACCAGACCGACTTAAAGATCTTCCTAATATGCGTCTTGCTACAGAACGTATGCTCAAAAAAGCAGGAATCGATTCTGTTGACATGCTGCAACAGAAAGGCGCAGTGGCTGCGTTTAGAGCCGTGCAAGAGACTCATGCCACAACTGTTGGTATTGAGCTTTTATGGGCTTTAGAAGGTGCAATTGAAGGTAAGCATTGGTCTGTCATTCCCCAGTCTCGCCGCGATGAATTAATGCAGAAACTCTAG
- the glgC gene encoding glucose-1-phosphate adenylyltransferase: MFGVLGMILAGGEGSRLMPLTETRSKPSVPFGGSYRLIDFALNNFVNADLMRIYVLTQFKSQSLYLHMKKGWNVTGITNRFIDIIPAQMRDGKRWYEGTADAIYQNIVFVEQSGAEDVCIFGSDHVYKMDIRQMLDFHSQKQAKLTVAALRMPRAEASKFGVIEVDSDGKMIGFEEKPDNPKSIPGEPDWSLVSMGNYIFKSCVLCAELREDAANMESSHDFGKDIIPKMFPDGGVYVYDFSQNKIKGEIQTTYWRDVGTIDSYWAAHMDLLDKKPPFSLYNRSWPLHTYYPPLPPATFVDSGERRVKITDSLISGGSYIQGSTIYKSVLGFRSNIAAGSLISESVILGDVKIGAGCSIKRTIIDKHVEIAPGTVIGENLELDRQRFHVSDDGIVVIAKGTKVGF; the protein is encoded by the coding sequence ATGTTTGGTGTATTAGGAATGATTCTGGCTGGCGGTGAAGGATCTCGTTTGATGCCTTTAACCGAAACGCGTTCGAAACCTTCGGTGCCTTTCGGTGGTAGCTATCGGCTGATCGATTTTGCCCTAAATAATTTTGTTAATGCAGACTTAATGAGAATCTACGTTTTAACCCAATTTAAGTCTCAATCCCTTTATCTGCATATGAAAAAAGGTTGGAATGTTACAGGTATCACCAACCGTTTTATTGACATTATTCCGGCGCAAATGCGTGACGGTAAACGTTGGTATGAAGGCACGGCAGATGCCATATACCAGAATATTGTGTTTGTTGAGCAATCTGGTGCGGAAGATGTCTGCATTTTTGGTTCTGACCATGTATATAAGATGGATATTCGCCAAATGCTCGATTTCCATAGTCAGAAGCAAGCCAAGTTGACGGTCGCTGCGTTGCGTATGCCTAGGGCAGAAGCCTCCAAATTCGGCGTAATTGAAGTAGACAGTGATGGTAAGATGATCGGCTTCGAAGAAAAACCGGATAATCCAAAATCAATACCGGGAGAACCTGATTGGTCTTTAGTTTCAATGGGTAACTACATCTTTAAATCCTGTGTGCTTTGCGCTGAATTACGTGAAGATGCAGCAAACATGGAATCTAGCCATGATTTTGGCAAGGACATTATTCCTAAAATGTTTCCTGATGGTGGCGTCTATGTCTATGACTTCTCCCAAAACAAAATTAAAGGTGAGATACAGACGACTTATTGGCGAGATGTCGGCACGATAGATTCCTATTGGGCTGCACATATGGATCTACTCGATAAAAAGCCACCTTTCTCGTTGTATAACCGTAGCTGGCCGTTGCATACTTACTATCCACCTCTACCTCCAGCGACATTTGTTGATTCTGGCGAGCGTAGAGTTAAAATCACAGACAGTTTAATTTCCGGTGGAAGTTATATCCAAGGATCAACTATTTATAAATCAGTTTTAGGATTCAGAAGTAACATTGCGGCTGGCTCTTTGATTAGTGAATCTGTTATCTTGGGTGATGTGAAAATAGGGGCTGGGTGCTCAATCAAGCGCACGATCATCGACAAACATGTTGAAATTGCTCCCGGCACTGTCATTGGTGAAAATTTAGAATTGGACCGACAACGATTCCACGTGTCTGACGACGGAATCGTCGTCATTGCAAAAGGAACAAAAGTTGGATTCTAG
- a CDS encoding TVP38/TMEM64 family protein produces MSHKLILGLILITLIVVMGTEFSQYLTLEYAKTQQAALSQYIDQNLVFSAIAYFIAYIVITALSIPGAAVVTLLGAALFGFWFSLILVSFASTIGATLAFLSSRYLLRNWIQHRFSDNLSAINKGVAQDGAFYLFTLRLIPVFPFFLINLLMGLTPISTTRYYLVSQLGMLPGTAVYLNAGTQLADIDTLSGILSPSVLLSFALLGIFPFLAKQVLTKLKKRTITDE; encoded by the coding sequence ATGAGTCATAAACTGATACTAGGGTTGATTTTAATTACCCTCATCGTTGTTATGGGTACTGAGTTTAGCCAATATCTCACTCTGGAATATGCGAAAACTCAACAAGCAGCCCTCTCTCAATACATAGACCAGAACCTCGTTTTTTCAGCTATTGCTTACTTTATCGCATATATTGTGATTACCGCTTTATCCATTCCCGGAGCTGCCGTTGTTACTCTTCTCGGAGCGGCTTTATTTGGCTTTTGGTTTAGTCTTATCTTAGTGTCTTTTGCTAGTACAATTGGTGCGACCCTCGCTTTTCTTAGCAGCCGATATTTGCTTCGCAATTGGATACAACACCGTTTTAGTGACAATCTTTCTGCCATCAATAAAGGTGTAGCGCAAGATGGTGCATTTTATCTGTTTACACTAAGATTGATTCCAGTGTTTCCATTCTTTCTTATCAACCTACTTATGGGCTTAACACCGATTTCAACGACTCGTTATTACCTAGTTAGTCAGTTGGGGATGCTCCCAGGAACGGCTGTTTATCTCAATGCAGGCACTCAACTTGCTGATATAGACACTCTGTCAGGAATACTATCTCCAAGCGTTCTACTTTCTTTTGCGTTATTGGGCATATTTCCGTTTTTGGCAAAACAAGTACTGACTAAACTTAAAAAGAGAACAATCACCGACGAGTAA
- the glgA gene encoding glycogen synthase GlgA, with the protein MDSRKEQLNVWFTVSEAQGLVKSGGLADVAKALPKALLELGHQVAIVLPGYRSVPEKDSSPVILETELTHWPHIRYQVRQRELEGVPVYLIDCDMYFDRPELYAEHNQAYPDNGERFGFFSAACLDVLPKLGIKPDIIHANDWHTGLVPFLLKTRFRNDPYFTGVKSVITIHNAMFKGIFSHHQLEVIPELNLSGMEFLEYGHDHISMLRAGIAFADKVNAVSPNYASELLTPLGSHGLVDDFVRRARDLHGIVNGCDYSEWNPRTDTYLPEFYSDEAKSLKKGKSASKKVLQEELQLPQRDVPLFGMVCRLTHQKGFHYILPILEKFLRNDVQLVIVGTGEPEVANQLHKIASVHSTQFAFVEAYSNRFAHLVEAGSDFFLMPSEFEACGLNQIYSMAYGTLPIVREVGGLKDTVLDYDKYPSEATGFGFQEPSPEALLITMQRALLFYLQHPDLLLEVQQRAMRCDFSWRESALEYVKMYNYAIFD; encoded by the coding sequence TTGGATTCTAGAAAGGAACAACTCAATGTGTGGTTTACCGTTTCAGAAGCTCAAGGGTTAGTAAAAAGTGGAGGCTTGGCTGATGTAGCCAAGGCTCTGCCTAAAGCTTTGCTGGAACTTGGCCACCAAGTCGCTATAGTTTTACCTGGTTATCGCAGCGTACCTGAAAAAGATTCATCGCCAGTGATTCTCGAAACCGAACTTACTCATTGGCCACATATTCGCTATCAAGTTCGTCAAAGAGAGCTTGAGGGTGTGCCTGTTTACCTCATTGATTGCGATATGTATTTTGACCGTCCTGAACTTTATGCTGAGCACAACCAAGCCTATCCTGATAACGGAGAACGCTTTGGCTTTTTCTCAGCAGCGTGTTTAGATGTGTTGCCTAAGCTAGGAATTAAACCTGATATTATCCATGCTAACGATTGGCATACAGGGTTAGTTCCATTTCTTCTCAAAACTCGCTTCAGAAACGACCCTTACTTTACTGGCGTCAAAAGTGTCATAACCATTCACAATGCGATGTTTAAAGGCATATTTTCTCATCATCAGTTAGAAGTCATTCCAGAACTTAATTTGTCGGGGATGGAGTTCCTCGAGTATGGTCATGACCATATCAGTATGCTCAGAGCAGGTATTGCATTTGCAGACAAAGTCAATGCGGTAAGTCCGAATTACGCGTCAGAGCTTCTTACTCCTCTTGGTTCTCATGGTTTGGTTGATGATTTTGTACGCCGAGCACGTGATTTACATGGCATCGTTAACGGATGTGATTACAGTGAGTGGAACCCAAGAACGGACACATACTTGCCAGAATTTTATTCAGACGAAGCAAAATCGTTGAAGAAGGGTAAGTCTGCCAGTAAGAAAGTGTTGCAAGAAGAATTGCAGCTTCCGCAGCGTGACGTTCCTCTATTTGGAATGGTGTGTCGACTAACGCATCAAAAAGGTTTCCATTACATTCTTCCTATTTTGGAGAAGTTTCTGCGTAACGATGTTCAATTGGTTATCGTGGGAACGGGGGAGCCCGAAGTAGCAAATCAGTTACACAAGATAGCCAGCGTGCATTCAACACAATTTGCTTTTGTTGAGGCTTACAGTAATCGCTTTGCGCACCTTGTTGAAGCTGGTTCTGATTTCTTCTTAATGCCGTCAGAGTTCGAAGCTTGTGGTTTGAACCAAATCTACAGTATGGCTTATGGTACTTTGCCGATTGTGCGAGAAGTTGGTGGCCTAAAAGATACCGTGTTGGATTACGATAAATACCCTAGTGAAGCTACTGGTTTTGGTTTCCAAGAGCCATCACCAGAAGCATTACTCATCACAATGCAACGCGCGTTACTTTTTTATCTTCAACATCCAGATTTATTATTAGAAGTTCAACAACGCGCAATGAGGTGTGACTTCAGTTGGCGAGAATCTGCGTTGGAGTACGTAAAGATGTATAACTACGCAATTTTTGACTAG